In the genome of Xanthomonas hortorum pv. pelargonii, the window CCTCCGAATACGGGTTCTTTTCCAACGTCAATCCGGCGGTGGACCACCCGCGCTGGAGCCAGAAGACCGAGCGCCGTATCGCCGGCACCGCCAGCAAGTTGTTCGCCGAGCGCATCGCGACCAAGCCGTTCAACGGCTATGCGGATCAGGTCGCTTCGTTGTACGCGGGGATGGATTTGAAGAGGTGGTTCTAGGCAACAAATGATCTGATATCGGCCTGTCGTAGGAGCGCACCTGGGCGCGACGGGCTTTCCTGGCAATGCCCGTCGCGCCCGTGTGCGCTCCTACGATTGATGCATGGTACCCGCTCAGCACGCTCCCCTCTTCGAGATCGCATGGCCAAGACATCCACCTCCCTGATCGCTGCCAAGACGCTGCTGCATGCGGCCGCGTTGGCGCCGATCGCATTGCTCGGCTGGCAGTTCTGGCAGGTGTGGCAAACCGGCAGCGACGCGCTGGGCGCCGATCCGGTCGCCGAGATCGAGCACCGCACCGGGCTATGGGCGCTGCGTTTCCTGTTGATCACCTTGGCAGTCACGCCACTGCGCCAGCTCACCGGCCAGGCGGTACTGATCCGCTTCCGCCGCATGCTCGGGCTGTACGCATTCTTCTACGCCAGCGTGCATCTGGCGGCCTACCTGAGCCTGGATCTGCGCGGCTTCTGGACGCAGCTTTTCGAAGAGATCATCAAACGGCCCTATATCACCGTCGGCTTCACGGCCTGGCTGTTGCTGTTGCCGTTGGCGATCACCTCCACCCAGGGCTGGATGCGTCGGCTCAAGCGCAACTGGGGCCGCCTGCACATGCTGATCTACCCGATCGGGCTGTTGGCGGTGCTGCATTTCTGGTGGCTGGTGAAATCCGATATCCGCGAACCGGCGCTGTGTGCCGGGATTCTTGCGGTATTGCTGGGCAGGCGGGTCTGGAAAAAACTCAGCGCGCACCGAACCACAGCAAGGCGCTCAGCGCCGCCGCCAGCAACACCGCGCTGAGCAGCAGCCACGGCCAGCGCGCGACCTTGACCGGCGCACGCGTCGGTTCGGTGGTGGCGCGCGGCGGCGGCAACGGCTCGATGTCGGGGATATCCCAGGTGGTGCCGTGATGGGTGCGCGGCACCTCGACGACAAACCGGTGCCGGGCATCGAATACGACCTGGTCGCCGGCCTGCAGCCAGCCGTCGCGCACCTGCACGCCATTGATCCAGCTGCCTTCTTCCGAACCCAGATCGCGGATCAGCACGCGGTCGCCGTGGCGTTCCAGGCGCGCATGCTGGGCCGCAAAGGCCGGGTCGTCGATGACGATATCCGCCGCCGGGTCGCTGCCGACCAGCCGTGAGCGATCCAGCGTGAAGCTGCGCCCGTGATGGCGTCCACCCAGCCCGCGCAACAACAGACAGACCTCGCTCAGGCCGGCGTCGTCCTCTGGCACGTCGTTGGCCGGCGCGCTCGACGGCGCACTGCGCAGCAGCATCTCCACGCCATCGGCGTAGATCGCATCGCCGGGGCGCAGCAATGCCATGCGGCGTACCGGGCGTCCGTTGACATGGATGCCGCGGATTCCGTTGGCCACCTGCAGCCACAGGCCGCGTTGGTCCAGGCAGAACTGCGCCAACAGCAACGCGCCCTGCGCATCGTCCACCACGCGCACGCTGCCGGAGGCATGACGGACGATCCGGTGGACGCCGGGCTTGAGAGAATGATCCGGCTGCTGCCGGTGAGTGAAATGAACTTGCAGATCGCGCACCCGCCGTAGCCTAGCAGGTCTGCCCCTTGCAGCGGCCAACAACGTGACCGGCGTCCGCCCAACAGGCGCGGTGTTTGCGCGTCGTTTCTGGTCCGCCGCAAGCATCCGCACTTGGAGCCTGGCCCGCGCATGCGCACAATGCGCGCTCCTTTCGTCTCACCTATCCACGCCATGTCCAGCATCGATATCCGCCACGACCATTCCTTGACGCCGGCCCAGGCCCGCGCAGCGATCGACGAGGCGGCACGCAAACTGACCGATCGCTACGGCATCGCTTCGCACTGGGAAGGCGACACCTTGCGCATCGCGCGCGCCGGAGTGGACGGGGCGATCGCCTTGCTGCCGCAGCAGGTGCATGTCACCGCCGAGCTTGGCTTTCTATTGTCGGCGGTGCAGCCGATGGTGGAATCGGAAATCCGACGGCTGCTTAGCGAAAAACTCGCCTGAGCAGGCAGGTCTGATCGTCCTTGCCCCAATTGGGCCAGGCCTGGGGCCTGCGAACTTGAGCAGGCCACGCTGAAGGTGCCGGCCCTTCAGCGCAAGGTCACCCGCATCACGCTGGATGCGCGGATGCTTGAAAACGCGTCTCGCGCACACATGACCTAGATAGACGCCAGCAGGCAATGCTTCACCTGCCCGATGCAGCGTCGGCACTAGGGTGAAAGCAACGTCGCTTTAGCAACCTACAGGAGCATCGCATGACGACCGGATACGATCAGAACGGCAACCGCAACAACGCGGCCCATGGGTTCCAGGCACAGGCAGAGCAGATTTCGCGCCGGCTTGGCGAATCGGCACAGACGGTGTGGCTGGCCGGGCTTGGCGCGCTGGGTCGCGTCCAGACCGAGGGCGGCAAATTGTTCGATTCCCTGGTTCGCGAGGGCGCCGCCTATGAGCGCACGGGCCAGCAGAAGGCCAGCGAAAGCGTCGACGAACTGCGCGAAGAGGTGGAGACCCAGTTCGAGCAGGCACGCGACACCGCCGTGCGTGGCTGGGACCGGCTGGGCAAGGCTTTCGACGAGCGCGTCAAGGGCGTGCTGCGCACCCTCAACATCCCCGAACAGGACGAGCTGGAAAACCTGCGTCGAGAAGTGGAATCGTTGAAGGCCCAGGTGCGCGCCAATACCGCCGCCACCAAGCGCGCCAACCGCACCGCCAATCAAGCGGCCCAGGCTGCCAGCAGCGACACGGCCGGCACTGGATCAACCACGCCAGGCAGCACCTCGACCGGAAACACCGCTGCATTCGACGGCGAATAAGCCGGCACCCGGCGAATGTTGCAAAGCAGCATGATTTTCCACACAATCGAGAAGGACCCGCCAGTCCTGTAACACGAAGTCCGTTTGCTCCCCTCCCCTCACGGCTTCGGACTGGCGGGTCTTTCGCTATCTGGATCACGGCTCGTGAGTTCGCCGCGCGCGATCCATTGACGAATCTGCCGCGAGGGATTCTTCTAGGCGCACCATTTCGTTATACGCGCCATAACTTCGTTTGATGCTGATGCCTTCCTGGATTTTGGCGCTGTTGGCCGCCCTCTTGCTGTGGCTGGCGGTGTGCGCTTACGTCTGGCTGGTGCGCCGTCGCGCCGACGAAACCACCGAGGGCGTGCGCGCCCTGGCAGCGATGCATTGGCGTGATTTTTCCGCCCTGGTGCTGCGCGTGCTGCAGGACCAACGCGGTTGGCAACCGACCCGGTTGCCGCAGGACGGCCTGCCCACCGCCGATTTCATGATGCAGACCGACCACGGCACCCGCCTGGTTGCGTGCAAGCACGGGCGCGGTTATCGCATCGGCGTGGCGGCGGTCAACGAGTTGGGCGCGATGGCGCGGCTGGCCGGTGCCGGCGGCGGTGTGATGGTGACCGAGGGCCGCATGGAGCGCGAAGGCATCGCGGCCGCCGACAAGCAATCCATCGAAGTGCTGGACGGCACGCGCCTGTGGCCACTGCTCAAACCCTACCTGCCCGGCGACATGGAAACCGGCGTGGTCGGCATGGCAAGGCGCCGCGCGATCCGCCACAGCGTCATCGCCGGTGTGGCTCTCGCAACCTTGGCGCTGGTCGCTGTGCTGGCACTGCAGCCGGCGCTGCAGGAAGCGGCGCTGACGCAGACTGCAATTGCACCTACCCCACCGGTTGCCGCACCCGTGCGTGCTGCGCCTTCCGCTGCCCGCTACTGCTACGTCGCAGGCAGCGCCGACAACGGCATCCACTCCGGCAGCCATGCCATTCGCAAGCGGGAAGGAACCGGATGCAGCGACCATGCAGGGCTATCAACGCGAGGTTTCCAAAGCGCTCGCACAGACGCCCGGTCTACTCCGCGGGATCTGGATCACTCAGGCAACGTTGGCGGTGGACCGCACGGTCGAAGACGCCGCCGCATGGCCGCTGATCTGCCGCGAACTGGAACGCTACCCGTACCTGCGCACCGTGCGCGTGCAACTCAACCCGCGCACAGGCGTGGACGAGCCGGTGCGCTGGCGTCAATGCACGACGATTTGAGTGGGTGATTGGCGCATTGGTGAGCCGCTGCGAATCTCAGCGCATTCCCGGCGCAAACCGCGCCACCAGATCGTACGAGCCGCCGAGGAACCATTGGCGCACGTAGGTAACCGGTTGATTGCCGCGCCAGGTGTGGCGATCGATCACCAGGCACGCAGCGCCATCGTCCACCTGCAGGCGTTGCGCCTGCGCGGCGTCGGCATTGACCGCGCTGATGCGGTGTTCGGCGCGCGTCCACGGCACGTTGCGCAACAGCCAGCTGCCCGGTGCCACGTCGGTGAACGATTGCAATAACGCCTCCGGCACCGTGGTGGTATCGATCACGCGTTGCTCCAGCGCGAACGGGCTGCCATCGGCAAGGTGCACGCTTTCCAGCGCCAGCACCTTGCCGGTGCTGCCTAGGGCGCGTTCCTGCGGCACGCGCTGACGCAGGTTGCGCAGTCGCCGCGACAACAACGAAAACCGATAGGCATGGCCGCGCGTGGTCATCTCCACTTCGATATCCGGGATCGACAGCGCCACCTGTTCCAGATGCGGATGCGGCCGCGCCACGAACGAGCCGGTGCGGCGGCGACGTTCGATCATGCCGGCGTCGGCGAGCAGCCCGAGCACCTTGTTGACCGTCATGCGCGAACAGCCGTACTGCGTCATCAACTCGTGTTCGGGCGGCACGCGATGACCGGGCGGCCAGTCGCCGCTGTGGATGCGCTGTTCCAGATCCTGACGGATGCGTTGATGCAGGGTGCCGGGCGCGGCGATGGGGTGGGCGGTCAAAGCAGGTCTCCGGTCAGACCCGCATTGTGCGCGCATCCGCTCAGTTGCTCAGCAGCGATCGCAAAACGCCGGCAAAACGCGTGGCAATGCGCGCGCGATCCACATGCTGCCCGTCGCGCACCACTTGTTGCCCGGCGCGCCAGACAGTGCGCACGGCGCTGCCGCGTGCGGCGAACAGCCAGCTGTCGAGCAAGGCATCGTCGCTGCGCGCCAGTAGTGCCGGATGGGTGAGATCCAGCTCAAGCAGATCGGCCGATGCGCCGACACGGATTCCACCGTTTGCAATACCCAAGGCCTGCGCCGCGCCGTCGCTGGCTTGGTCGAACAACCATCGCCCGCTGGAAACGCCGCCTTGCGCCAGCACATTCCGTGCTTGCAGGTGCAGGCGCTGGCCGTATTCGAGCAGGCGCAGTTCTTCGGCCGCATCGATCAAGACATTCGAATCCGAACCCACCCCGAACCGCCCGCCTGCGGCGGCAAATGCCTGCATCGGGAACAGCCCGTCGCCCAGATTCGCCTCGGTGATCGGGCAGAGCCCGACCACCGCACCGCTATCGACGATCGCCTGCAGTTCGCTCGCATCCACATGCGTGGCGTGCACCAGACACCAGCGGGCATCCACCGACGCGTTGGCCTGCAGCCACTGCACCGGGCGTTGGCCCGACCAGGCCAGGCAGGCATCCACCTCGCGCTGCTGTTCGGCGATATGGATGTGGATCGGGCCATCGGTGAGCGGCACCAATGCGGCCAGCTCCGCCGGCGTGACCGCGCGCAAGCTGTGCGGCGCCAACCCGAGCACCGCATCGGGCAAGGCCTTGAGGCTGCGCGCGCAGTCGTCCAGCAAACGCACGAAACCGTCGATGTCGTGGATCAGGCGACGCTGTGCTGCGCTGGGCGCGACGCCACCGAAATCCGAATGCGCATAGAACACCGGCAGCAGCGTCAGCCCTATGCCGGTGTTGGCGGCGGCGGCGGCGATGCGCTCGGACATTTCGCCCACGTGCGCATACGCCGCGCCGCAGGGGCTGTGGTGCAGGTAATGGAATTCGCCGACGCGGGTGAAGCCGCTTTCGAGCATTTCCACATAGGACTGTTCGGCGATCGCCTGCAAGCTGTCCGGATCAAGCCGGTCGACGAAGCGATACATCAACTCGCGCCAGCTCCAGAAACTGTCGCCACTGCGTCCGCCCACTTCGGTCAGACCGGCCATGCCGCGCTGGAACGCGTGGCTATGCAGATTGCCTAACCCGGGCAGCAGCACCTCGACACGGGTATCGGTGGCGGCCACTGCAGTATCGGTCTGCACCGAGGCGATGCGCCCCTGCGCCAGCGCGATCCGCACACCGCTCGCCCAGCCATCGGGCAAAAGCGCCCGCGCCGCCCACAACGCCTGCACCTGTTGGTCTGCCACTGGACACCCTCGATTGCCGGTTCTATTGTATATACATATCAGACACCACGAGCCTGCGCCATGCATTGCGACGTCCTCTGGCACAACGCGCAACTGATGACCCTGGATGCCGCCGACGGCGGCCTGGGCAGAGTGGACGATGGCGTGGTCGCCTGCCAGGACGGCCGCATCACCTATGCCGGCCCGGCCGCGCAGGCCCCGGCACTGAAGCCGGACGTTGCGCACGATTGCCAGCGCCGCTGGATCAGCCCGGGCCTGATCGATTGCCATACCCATCTGGTGTACGCCGGCAACCGCGCCAGCGAATTCGAGCAACGCCTGCGCGGCGCCACTTACGCCGAAATCGCAGCAGCCGGCGGCGGCATCGTGGCCACGGTGCGCGCAACCCGCGCTGCCGACGATGCAGCGTTACTGGCCGCCAGCCTGCCACGCCTGGACGCGATGCTTGCCGAAGGCGTGACCACACTGGAAATCAAATCCGGCTACGGACTCACGCTGGAAGATGAAACCAAGCAGCTGCGCGTGGCACGCCAGCTCACCGCGCTGCGCAAGGTCGAAGTGGCGCCGACGTTTCTCGGCGCGCACGCGGTGCCACCGGGCGGCGATGCACAGACCTATATCGACGCGGTCTGCACGCAGATGATTCCGGCGATTGCCGCGCAAGGTCTTGCCGAGGCGGTGGACGTGTTCTGCGAGCACCTGGCGTTCTCGCACGCGCAGGCCGAACAGGTCTTCATCGCCGCGCAAGCGCACGGCTTGGGCATCAAGATTCATGCCGAACAACTGAGCAATCAGCACGGCGCAGCGTTAGCCGCACGCTATGGCGCGCTGTCGGCCGATCACATCGAATATCTGGACAGCGACGGCGTTGCCGCGATGGCCAGCGCCGGCACGGTGGCGGTGCTGTTGCCCGGCGCGTTTTACTTCACCCGCGATACCCAGCTGCCGCCGATCGCCGCGTTGCGCGCCGCTGGCGTGCCGCTGGCCTTGGCCACCGATTGCAATCCAGGCACCTCGCCGCTGACCAGCCCGCTGCTGGCGATGAACATGGCCGCCACGTTGTTCCGCATGACCGTGGACGAATGCATCGCCGGTTTTACCCGCGAGGCTGCACGTGCACTCGGACGCAGCGAGCGACTTGGCCGGCTGCGCGCCGGCATGGACTGCGACCTGGCGATCTGGAACATCGAAGCGCCGGCCGATCTGGTCTACCGCATGGGCTTCAACCCACTTCATGCCCGCGTCTGGCGCGGGCATTCCTGCTGAATCCGGAGTCGTCGCGAGTTCTGTTGTCTTGCAGCCCGGCCAGGTCACCCTGGCGCAATGGCGTGCGTTGTATCGCGGCGCCGAGGTCGTATTGGACGACGCCTGCGCGGCCGCCGTACTGCGCAGCGCGCAGACCGTGGAGGCCATCGTTGCGCGCGGCGAGCCGGTCTACGGCGTCAATACCGGCTTCGGCAAACTGGCCAGCGTGCGCATCGAGCGCGAGGACCTGCAGACCCTGCAACGCAATATCGTGCTGTCGCATGCGGCCGGCGTCGGCGAGCCCACACCCGTACCGGTGGTGCGGCTGATGATGGCGCTCAAGCTCACCAGCCTGGCCCAAGGCGCCTCCGGCGTGCAGCCGGACACCTTGGCGCTGCTGGACGCGATGCTGCGTCTGGGCATCACGCCGGTGGTGCCGTGCCAGGGCTCGGTGGGCGCCTCCGGCGATCTGGCGCCGCTGTCGCATCTGGCCGCAGTGATGATCGGCGTTGGCGAAGCCTTCGTCGGCGAGCAACGTTTGCCTGCCGCCGAGGCGCTTGCACAGGCGCAGTTGCAGCCACGCGTGCTGGGCGCAAAGGAAGGCCTGGCGCTGCTCAACGGCACCCAGTTTTCCACTGCCTGCGCATTGGCCGGTTTGTTCGAGATCGAAACCGTGCTGCAGGCCGCGCTGGTCACTGGCGCCTTGTCGGTGGAAGCGGCCAAGGGCTCGGATACGCCGTTCGATGCGCGCATCCATGCCCTGCGCGGGCAGCCTGGGCAGATTGCCACCGCTGCAGCGCTGCGCGCCTTGATGGCCGATTCGAGCATTCGCGAATCGCACCGGCTCGGCGATGTACGCGTGCAGGATCCGTACCGTCTGCGCTGCCAGCCGCAGGTGATGGGCGCGGCGCTGGACATCATGCGTCAGGCTGCACGCACGCTGGAGATCGAGGCCAATGGCGTGTCCGATAATCCGTTGGTGTTCAGCGAGACCGGCGAGGCCTTGTCGGGCGGCAACTTCCACGCCGAACCGGTGGCCTTTGCGGCCGACATGCTGGCGATGGCGGTCTGCGAAATCGGCTCGATCAGCGAACGCCGCACCGCGATGCTGGTCGACCCGGCCTTGTCCGGCCTGCCGGCGTTTCTCACCCCGCGCCCGGGCTTGAATTCGGGCTTCATGATTCCGCAGGTCACCGCTGCCGCCTTGGTGTCGGAGAACAAGCAGCGCGCGTATCCGGCCAGTGTCGATTCGATTCCGACCTCGGCCAATCAGGAAGATCATGTGTCGATGGCCGCGCACGGCGCACGGCGCTTGTTGGCGATGGCCGAAAACGCCACGCACGTGATCGGCATCGAGTTGCTGGCTGCGGTGCAAGGCTGCGACTTCCATGCGCCGCTACGCTCAAGCGCCGCGTTGGAAGCCGCACGCGCACTGCTGCGCGCGCACGTACCCACGCTGCAGGACGACCGCTATTTCCATCCCGACATGCTGGCTGCCAGCGCGCTGGTACGCTCGGGTGCACTGGCGCGCGCGGTGGCGATGGCATTGCCGGGCGTGGAGCAGGACGCATGAAGCGGCAGGCCGACAAGACGCAATCGCGCTATCAAGACGTCTGGGCGATTGCACCGATGCAAGGCACGCAACGATGAGCGCCCTGCCCTGGCTCGAAATACACCGAGGCGACGCGCCACTGATCGTCAGCTTCCCGCATACCGGCACCGAGCTGCCGGACGACGTGGCCGGTCGATTCGTGTCGCCGTGGCTGGCGCGCCGCGATGCCGATTGGTGGGTGCACCAGCTGTACGACTTCGCGCAATCGCTCGGTGCCACCACTGTGCGTACCGCGATCTCGCGCTCGGTGATCGACGTCAATCGCGACCCGAGCGGCGCATCGTTGTATCCGGGCCAGAACACCACCGGTCTGTGCCCGCTGACCACCTTCGACAATCAGCCGTTGTACGCAGACGGTGACGCACCTGATCAGGCGCAGATCGAGCGACGCCGCACCCGCTGGTTCGATCCTTATCACGCTGCGCTCGACACCGAGATTGCGCGCCTGCACGTGCAACACCCAAAGATCGTGGTCTATGACGCGCATTCGATCCGCTCGCATATTCCGCATCTGTTCGACGGCGAGTTGCCGCAGTTCAATATCGGCAGCAATGACGACCGCAGTTGCGATCCAGACCTGACCGACGCGGTGGAACGGCTGTGCCGCAGCAGTGGCTCCAGCACCGTGCGCAATGGGCGTTTCAAGGGCGGCTGGATCACGCGCCACTACGCGCAGCCCGAGCGCGGCGTGCATACGCTGCAGATGGAGCTGGCCTGCCGCGGTTATATGCGCGAGCCCGACGACATCACGCCAGACACCTGGCCCACGCCGTGGCATCCCGCGCACGCAGTGGCATTACGCGCCGTGCTGCGTCACGTGCTGCTGACCTGCCTGCACTTCGCCAACGCAACACCCCCCTCCTCCGACACCACGCCGCCTGCGGCGCACCGTTGATTGCAGGGAACCCGGCATGACCCGTCACGATGCAACCCGCGTCATCCGCGCCGCCACCGGCACCACGCTCACCGCCAAGAGCTGGCTCACCGAAGCGCCGCTGCGCATGCTGATGAACAACCTGGACCCGGACGTGGCCGAGCGCCCGCAGGAGCTGGTGGTGTATGGCGGCATCGGCCGCGCCGCGCGCGATTGGGAATCCTTCGACGCAATCGTCGCCGCACTCACCCGCCTGGACGACGACCAGACCTTGCTGGTGCAATCCGGCAAGCCGGTCGGCGTGTTCCGCACCCATGCCGATGCGCCACGCGTGCTGATCGCCAACTCCAACCTGGTGCCGCGCTGGGCCACCTGGGACCACTTCAACGAACTCGATAAAAAGGGCCTGGCGATGTACGGCCAGATGACCGCCGGCAGCTGGATCTACATCGGCGCGCAAGGCATCGTGCAAGGCACTTACGAAACGTTCGTGGAGATGGGCCGCCAGCATTACGGCGGCAGCCTGGCCGGCAAGTGGCTGTTCACCGGCGGCCTCGGCGGCATGGGTGGCGCGCAGCCGCTGGCCGCAGTAATGGCCGGCGCCTCGTGCCTGGCGGTGGAATGCCGCCGTTCCAGCATCGACATGCGCCTGCGCACCGGCTATCTGGACACCTGGACCGACTCGCTGGACGAAGCGCTGCGCCTGATCGAGGAATCGTGCACGGCGAAGAAGCCGCTGTCGGTCGGCCTGCTCGGCAATGTCGCCGATGTGCTCGACGAACTGCTGCTACGCGGGATCAAGCCGGACCTGTTGACCGACCAGACCTCCGCGCACGACCCGGTCAACGGCTACCTGCCGCAGGGCTGGAGCGTGGAAGAATGGGACGCAAAGCGCGTGAGCGCGCCGAAAGAGGTGGAAGCCGCCGCGCGCGAGTCGATGGCCAGCCACATCCGCGCCATGCTCACGTTCCACGCACTCGGCGTGCCCACCGTGGACTACGGCAACAACCTGCGCCAGATGGCACTGGAGGAAGGCGTCGACAACGCGTTCGACTTCCCCGGCTTCGTGCCCGCCTATATCCGGCCACTGTTCTGTCGCGGCATCGGCCCGTTCCGCTGGGTCGCACTCAGTGGCGATCCGCAGGACATCGCCAAGACCGACGCCAAGGTCAGGGAACTCATTCCCGACGATGCGCATCTGCATCGCTGGCTCGATATGGCCGCCGAAAAGATCGCCTTCCAGGGCTTGCCTGCGCGCATCTGCTGGGTCGGTCTGGGCGATCGGCATCGACTGGGTCTGGCCTTCAACGCAATGGTGCGCAGCGGCGAATTGAAGGCGCCGGTCGTCATCGGGCGCGACCATCTGGATTCCGGCAGCGTCGCCTCGCCCAACCGCGAAACCGAGGCCATGGCCGATGGCTCCGATGCGGTCTCCGACTGGCCGCTGCTCAATGCCCTGCTCAACACTGCCAGCGGCGCCACCTGGGTGTCGCTGCACCACGGCGGCGGCGTCGGCATGGGGTTCTCGCAGCACGCCGGCATGGTGATCGTCTGCGACGGCAGCGAAGCGGCCGACAAGCGGATCGAACGCGTGCTCTGGAACGACCCGGCCACTGGCGTCATGCGCCACGCCGATGCCGGCTATGCCATCGCCACCGACTGCGCGAAGGAAAAAGGGCTGGATTTGCCGGGGATTCTTGGCTGAGTTCGCCCTCCGACAGCGCGGTATACCGCACGCTGTCGGCAGGCTGTGTGCACTGCTCGCAACCATGCACACCGACCATCTCGAGTG includes:
- a CDS encoding polyhydroxyalkanoic acid system family protein, whose protein sequence is MSSIDIRHDHSLTPAQARAAIDEAARKLTDRYGIASHWEGDTLRIARAGVDGAIALLPQQVHVTAELGFLLSAVQPMVESEIRRLLSEKLA
- the hutH gene encoding histidine ammonia-lyase → MPASGAGIPAESGVVASSVVLQPGQVTLAQWRALYRGAEVVLDDACAAAVLRSAQTVEAIVARGEPVYGVNTGFGKLASVRIEREDLQTLQRNIVLSHAAGVGEPTPVPVVRLMMALKLTSLAQGASGVQPDTLALLDAMLRLGITPVVPCQGSVGASGDLAPLSHLAAVMIGVGEAFVGEQRLPAAEALAQAQLQPRVLGAKEGLALLNGTQFSTACALAGLFEIETVLQAALVTGALSVEAAKGSDTPFDARIHALRGQPGQIATAAALRALMADSSIRESHRLGDVRVQDPYRLRCQPQVMGAALDIMRQAARTLEIEANGVSDNPLVFSETGEALSGGNFHAEPVAFAADMLAMAVCEIGSISERRTAMLVDPALSGLPAFLTPRPGLNSGFMIPQVTAAALVSENKQRAYPASVDSIPTSANQEDHVSMAAHGARRLLAMAENATHVIGIELLAAVQGCDFHAPLRSSAALEAARALLRAHVPTLQDDRYFHPDMLAASALVRSGALARAVAMALPGVEQDA
- a CDS encoding phasin family protein, whose amino-acid sequence is MTTGYDQNGNRNNAAHGFQAQAEQISRRLGESAQTVWLAGLGALGRVQTEGGKLFDSLVREGAAYERTGQQKASESVDELREEVETQFEQARDTAVRGWDRLGKAFDERVKGVLRTLNIPEQDELENLRREVESLKAQVRANTAATKRANRTANQAAQAASSDTAGTGSTTPGSTSTGNTAAFDGE
- a CDS encoding FHA domain-containing protein translates to MRDLQVHFTHRQQPDHSLKPGVHRIVRHASGSVRVVDDAQGALLLAQFCLDQRGLWLQVANGIRGIHVNGRPVRRMALLRPGDAIYADGVEMLLRSAPSSAPANDVPEDDAGLSEVCLLLRGLGGRHHGRSFTLDRSRLVGSDPAADIVIDDPAFAAQHARLERHGDRVLIRDLGSEEGSWINGVQVRDGWLQAGDQVVFDARHRFVVEVPRTHHGTTWDIPDIEPLPPPRATTEPTRAPVKVARWPWLLLSAVLLAAALSALLWFGAR
- the msrQ gene encoding protein-methionine-sulfoxide reductase heme-binding subunit MsrQ, with the translated sequence MAKTSTSLIAAKTLLHAAALAPIALLGWQFWQVWQTGSDALGADPVAEIEHRTGLWALRFLLITLAVTPLRQLTGQAVLIRFRRMLGLYAFFYASVHLAAYLSLDLRGFWTQLFEEIIKRPYITVGFTAWLLLLPLAITSTQGWMRRLKRNWGRLHMLIYPIGLLAVLHFWWLVKSDIREPALCAGILAVLLGRRVWKKLSAHRTTARRSAPPPATPR
- the hutC gene encoding histidine utilization repressor: MRAQCGSDRRPALTAHPIAAPGTLHQRIRQDLEQRIHSGDWPPGHRVPPEHELMTQYGCSRMTVNKVLGLLADAGMIERRRRTGSFVARPHPHLEQVALSIPDIEVEMTTRGHAYRFSLLSRRLRNLRQRVPQERALGSTGKVLALESVHLADGSPFALEQRVIDTTTVPEALLQSFTDVAPGSWLLRNVPWTRAEHRISAVNADAAQAQRLQVDDGAACLVIDRHTWRGNQPVTYVRQWFLGGSYDLVARFAPGMR
- the hutI gene encoding imidazolonepropionase; amino-acid sequence: MHCDVLWHNAQLMTLDAADGGLGRVDDGVVACQDGRITYAGPAAQAPALKPDVAHDCQRRWISPGLIDCHTHLVYAGNRASEFEQRLRGATYAEIAAAGGGIVATVRATRAADDAALLAASLPRLDAMLAEGVTTLEIKSGYGLTLEDETKQLRVARQLTALRKVEVAPTFLGAHAVPPGGDAQTYIDAVCTQMIPAIAAQGLAEAVDVFCEHLAFSHAQAEQVFIAAQAHGLGIKIHAEQLSNQHGAALAARYGALSADHIEYLDSDGVAAMASAGTVAVLLPGAFYFTRDTQLPPIAALRAAGVPLALATDCNPGTSPLTSPLLAMNMAATLFRMTVDECIAGFTREAARALGRSERLGRLRAGMDCDLAIWNIEAPADLVYRMGFNPLHARVWRGHSC
- a CDS encoding formimidoylglutamate deiminase, with translation MADQQVQALWAARALLPDGWASGVRIALAQGRIASVQTDTAVAATDTRVEVLLPGLGNLHSHAFQRGMAGLTEVGGRSGDSFWSWRELMYRFVDRLDPDSLQAIAEQSYVEMLESGFTRVGEFHYLHHSPCGAAYAHVGEMSERIAAAAANTGIGLTLLPVFYAHSDFGGVAPSAAQRRLIHDIDGFVRLLDDCARSLKALPDAVLGLAPHSLRAVTPAELAALVPLTDGPIHIHIAEQQREVDACLAWSGQRPVQWLQANASVDARWCLVHATHVDASELQAIVDSGAVVGLCPITEANLGDGLFPMQAFAAAGGRFGVGSDSNVLIDAAEELRLLEYGQRLHLQARNVLAQGGVSSGRWLFDQASDGAAQALGIANGGIRVGASADLLELDLTHPALLARSDDALLDSWLFAARGSAVRTVWRAGQQVVRDGQHVDRARIATRFAGVLRSLLSN
- a CDS encoding restriction endonuclease; protein product: MPSWILALLAALLLWLAVCAYVWLVRRRADETTEGVRALAAMHWRDFSALVLRVLQDQRGWQPTRLPQDGLPTADFMMQTDHGTRLVACKHGRGYRIGVAAVNELGAMARLAGAGGGVMVTEGRMEREGIAAADKQSIEVLDGTRLWPLLKPYLPGDMETGVVGMARRRAIRHSVIAGVALATLALVAVLALQPALQEAALTQTAIAPTPPVAAPVRAAPSAARYCYVAGSADNGIHSGSHAIRKREGTGCSDHAGLSTRGFQSARTDARSTPRDLDHSGNVGGGPHGRRRRRMAADLPRTGTLPVPAHRARATQPAHRRGRAGALASMHDDLSG
- the hutG gene encoding N-formylglutamate deformylase, whose protein sequence is MSALPWLEIHRGDAPLIVSFPHTGTELPDDVAGRFVSPWLARRDADWWVHQLYDFAQSLGATTVRTAISRSVIDVNRDPSGASLYPGQNTTGLCPLTTFDNQPLYADGDAPDQAQIERRRTRWFDPYHAALDTEIARLHVQHPKIVVYDAHSIRSHIPHLFDGELPQFNIGSNDDRSCDPDLTDAVERLCRSSGSSTVRNGRFKGGWITRHYAQPERGVHTLQMELACRGYMREPDDITPDTWPTPWHPAHAVALRAVLRHVLLTCLHFANATPPSSDTTPPAAHR